The following coding sequences lie in one Chiroxiphia lanceolata isolate bChiLan1 chromosome 19, bChiLan1.pri, whole genome shotgun sequence genomic window:
- the OTOP3 gene encoding proton channel OTOP3 has protein sequence MPGNKASRPCHHCKSKSASAPTDTSKIHYEKSWLYRHCSSVQQRDRQAQKAGQLFSGLLAMNVVFLGSAFISSMIFNSVYITLGDVWVLMAILKVLCLFWIIYYLLGTSQQPHAVLYRDSHAGAIWIRGSVLLFGSCSILLNVFEIGYTTILIHCKSKVEIVFPSIEIIFICTQAYFLWHHSKDCIQVQHNFTRCGLMLTIATNLLLWLLAVTNDNLHVEIESQLREVEQRFEGNETASCTCSNTTICKVFQKGYILLYPFNTEYCLVCCSVLYVMWKNVGRRISHHHVPHTKPKFKLQGVVFGPLLGATAVITGICVFMMYQIQATSLVPSHQIFVIYYSYYVVLLPLMSVGAVIGTVIHALEKKELDTLKNPTRSLDVILLMGAALGQIGMCYFSIVALVASHPRDLLDSLILSYSVLLIFQNITQNVFIIDGLHRQRFVATAEAKHTGPTGQHVVAVEPPGEEETTTSSEEERTQALPGKEEDIKEEQNREDQRRMSVLELGQELRKASLSYIQSYSHLSWKRRALREISFFLVLCNIILWVMPTFGAHPVFENGLERSFYGYSTWFVIVNFGLPLGVFYRMHSVGGLLEVYVTA, from the exons ATGCCTGGCAACAAAGCCTCCAGGCCCTGCCATCACTGCAAGAGCAAGTCAGCATCTGCCCCAACAGATACCTCCAAGATCCACTATGAGAAGTCCTGGCTGTACCGCCACTGCTCCTCGGTgcagcagagggacaggcaAGCCCAGAAGGCCGGACAGCTCTTCTCGGGGCTGCTGGCCATGAACGTCGTGTTTCTGGGCAGCGCCTTCATCAGTAGCATGATCTTCAACAGCGTGTACATCACGCTGGGAGATGTCTGGGTCCTGATGGCCATCCTCAAGGTCTTGTGCCTGTTCTGGATTATCTACTACCTGCTGGGCACCAGCCAGCAGCCGCACGCTGTGCTGTACCGGGATTCCCACGCTGGGGCCATCTGGATCAGGG GGTCAGTGCTGCTGTTCGGCAGTTGCAGCATCCTCCTGAACGTGTTTGAGATCGGCTACACCACAATCCTCATCCACTGCAAATCCAAGGTGGAAATTGTGTTCCCCAGCATTgaaatcatttttatttgtacCCAG GCTTATTTTCTGTGGCATCACTCTAAGGACTGCATTCAAGTCCAGCACAACTTCACCAG GTGTGGCCTGATGCTGACCATAGCCACCAACCTCCTCCTCTGGCTCCTGGCCGTGACCAACGACAACCTCCACGTGGAGATCGAGTCTCAGCTCCGTGAGGTGGAGCAGCGGTTTGAAG GCAACGAGACTGCCTCGTGCACGTGCTCAAACACAACCATCTGCAAAGTCTTCCAGAAGGGCTACATCCTGCTCTACCCCTTCAACACCGAGTACTGCCTcgtctgctgctctgtgctctaCGTCATGTGGAAGAACGTGGGGAGACGCATCAGCCACCACCACGTCCCTCACACCAAGCCCAAGTTCAAGCTCCAGGGGGTGGTCTTTGGGCCACTGCTGGGCGCCACTGCTGTGATCACCGGGATCTGCGTCTTCATGATGTACCAGATCCAGGCCACCAGCTTGGTCCCCAGCCATCAGATCTTTGTGATATATTATTCCTACTACGTTGTGCTCCTGCCTCTGATGAGTGTGGGCGCAGTGATTGGGACAGTCATCCACgccctggaaaaaaaggagctggaCACGCTCAAGAACCCAACCCGCAGCCTGGACGTGATCCTGTTGATGGGGGCAGCCCTCGGCCAAATCGGCATGTGCTACTTCTCCATTGTGGCCCTTGTGGCCTCTCACCCCAGGGACCTGTTGGACAGCCTCATCCTGTCCTATTCTGTCCTCCTCATCTTTCAGAACATCACCCAGAACGTCTTCATCATTGATGGGCTCCACCGGCAGCGCTTTGTAGCCACAGCTGAGGCCAAACACACCGGACCCACTGGGCAGCACGTGGTGGCTGTAGAACCACCTGGGGAAGAGGAAACCACAACAAGCAGCGAAGAGGAGCGCACCCAGGCACTCCCTGGCAAGGAGGAAGATATTAAAGAAGAGCAGAATCGTGAAGACCAGAGACGGATGAGcgtgctggagctgggacaggagctCCGGAAAGCTTCCCTGTCCTACATCCAGAGCTACTCTcacctgagctggaagagaagagcaTTGAGGGAGATCTCGTTCTTCTTGGTTTTGTGCAACATCATA CTGTGGGTCATGCCCACATTTGGAGCTCATCCCGTCTTCGAGAATGGACTGGAGAGGTCATTTTATGGCTACTCCACCTGGTTTGTGATCGTGAACTTTGGGCTCCCCCTGGGTGTGTTCTACCGCATGCACTCGGTCGGGGGGCTCCTGGAGGTCTATGTCACAGCCTGA